A genomic segment from Phragmites australis chromosome 6, lpPhrAust1.1, whole genome shotgun sequence encodes:
- the LOC133921880 gene encoding uncharacterized protein LOC133921880, which yields MVEDKKSSQDTVQIGGHVVLQNISYDKDVVEIKLHDTVDSVNYGGNFVKDVCVDEGALLRRKISEEKPVDKRSFPNFGCQMVDANSDIRCGKKDDARKSVQELKPEAVVPVDLFPPDWNNEKRYTSDKEYDLEGRISSGYISGDPSDKKISLQELLRLENEEESRHAGTVNSESSEKHKCPLHEEAVGQASIDHCHEVQALAPEISEEVIDGLSSKDNTSGCAAMMFEDHDAAPALDVRGPNKIDRYNPLIDHRSLEDRSEPECSIPAITDAASTEPICTVDKTDIFRVSGSTGLDEVKTAETGVDAVSSSNSDIQSSEKSNDHSESIACKAIPGAVDETAVATSSSPNNTDPTDADGQNQEKCAIDAVADAHDSNQIDEEHCIDTDDAASKSCSLAQDDIAVELTAPESSTGRIGNDNPFEPSFFGPSIMSGPVSISGHIAYSGNISIRSDSTTTSTRSFAFPVLQREWISSPVRMAKAERRRSRRRRGWRKGLICCKF from the exons ATGGTAGAAGacaaaaaatcatcacaagatacGGTACAGATAGGTGGACATGTCGTACTTCAGAATATTTCCTACGACAAGGATGTTGTGGAGATAAAATTGCACGATACTGTTGACTCTGTTAATTATGGTGGCAATTTTGTCAAGGATGTCTGTGTCGATGAAGGGGCACTACTTCGTAGGAAGATTTCAGAAGAAAAACCAGTAGATAAAAGGTCATTTCCGAATTTCGGTTGTCAAATGGTTGATGCAAACAGTGATATAAGATGTGGGAAGAAAGATGATGCTAGAAAATCGGTACAAGAACTAAAACCAGAAGCGGTTGTACCAGTTGACCTTTTTCCTCCTGATTGGAACAACGAGAAACGGTACACTTCTGACAAAGAGTATGACCTTGAAGGCAGGATTAGTAGTGGTTACATTTCAGGTGATCCCAGTGATAAGAAAATAAGTTTGCAAGAGCTACTTCGCCTTGAAAATGAAGAAGAATCCCGGCATGCAGGCACAGTAAACTCCGAGAGCAGTGAAAAACATAAGTGCCCTCTTCATGAAGAAGCAGTTGGACAG GCTTCCATAGATCACTGTCATGAagttcaagctcttgctcccgAAATCAGTGAGGAAGTCATTGATGGTCTATCAAGTAAGGACAATACCAGTGGTTGCGCTGCAATGATGTTTGAAGACCATGACGCAGCTCCAGCATTAGATGTGAGAGGGCCAAACAAAATTGATCGTTACAACCCTTTGATTGATCATAGGTCACTAGAGGATAGATCGGAACCTGAGTGCTCTATACCAGCAATCACAGATGCTGCTTCCACAGAACCCATATGCACTGTTGACAAGACTGATATCTTTAGGGTAAGTGGCTCCACAGGATTAGATGAAGTCAAAACAGCTGAAACCGGAGTGGATGCTGTGAGTTCAAGTAATTCTGACATTCAATCATCTGAAAAGAGCAATGATCACAGTGAAAGTATTGCTTGCAAGGCAATCCCAGGTGCAGTGGATGAAACTGCAGTTGCTACATCTTCATCACCTAACAATACTGATCCTACTGATGCAGATGGGCAGAATCAAGAAAAATGTGCGATTGACGCTGTTGCTGATGCGCATGATTCCAATCAGATAGATGAGGAGCATTGCATAGACACAGACGATGCAGCCAGTAAGAGTTGTAGCCTTGCGCAGGATGATATTGCGGTTGAACTGACTGCGCCTGAAAGTTCAACAGGTCGCATTGGCAATGACAATCCCTTTGAACCGAGCTTCTTTGGTCCCAGTATCATGTCAGGCCCAGTGTCGATCTCCGGTCATATAGCGTATTCTGGCAACATCTCTATTCGGTCAGATAGCACAACAACTAGCACCCGGTCCTTCGCATTTCCAGT GTTGCAGAGGGAGTGGATCAGCAGCCCGGTGAGGATGGCGAAGGCGGAACGCAGGCGTTCCAGACGGCGCCGTGGCTGGAGGAAAGGACTCATCTGCTGTAAATTCTGA
- the LOC133920501 gene encoding uncharacterized protein LOC133920501 → MTCRRASSNVLMVLLAISLLAVLDRPIAHAGHVKDPSMSTGEHSSTEKGLQGRRKPGMENTKRTETVGVTGSTGTGAQNSVGPNFGHGASSEFAEVVVERYGPRPHPKKHN, encoded by the exons ATGACTTGCAGAAGGGCTTCTTCAAATGTTCTTATGGTTCTCCTGGCCATTTCCTTGCTCGCAGTACTTGACCGTCCCATAGCCCATGCTGGCCATG TCAAGGACCCGTCCATGTCGACCGGCGAGCATTCATCCACAGAGAAAGGATTACAAGGGAGGAGGAAGCCCGGCATGGAGAACACCAAGAGAACTGAAACCGTGGGAGTGACGGGATCAACGGGCACTGGGGCACAAAATTCAGTCGGGCCAAACTTCGGCCACGGAGCGAGTTCGGAGTTCGCCGAGGTAGTGGTTGAGCGCTACGGACCGAGGCCTCACCCTAAAAAACACAATTAA